In the Salvia splendens isolate huo1 chromosome 16, SspV2, whole genome shotgun sequence genome, AAAGATAACATATAGTAATTAACTATTTTATCTCTCAACATTATTACCGTCAATAATTCTACCTAAAATCCCCTGTATTATATAACCCTTAATTGGGCTCGGGTGGAATTAAATCTGAATGAAATGATGTTTTGGAAAGTGCAACAGTGCatcatttttttttgcttttgtttttGAGAAAATAGTGCATCATTTATTAGGTGTTTGGGGTCCATATTAATGTAGCGTATACATAAAGCAAGATCTTCtcattcttttttaaaaaaaaatattttaatataaatacaaGTCCACATGTACTCCAATTTTTTTGGCATATATTTAATACAAATACATACTGGAATGAATCATCACTCATAATAAGCTGTATTTTGTAGCCCACTATTCCTTACATAACAGCGGTACGTCCACATTGAAAAAATCTAATATGAATTGATTAATTTCTGGCCCACTTTTATAACATAtccttattttaaaaatatttaatgaagCACAATAAATCCTAACTTTGAGTGCGATTCATATGATTACGCCAATATAAGTAATAAGTTCCATGACATATAATACTCAACCTTTTAGATAGTAGGAAGTCAACCTGTAGGGTTTATGATTATATCTAATGGAGTATATGTATGTGATAAGTAAAACATGAAATTATAATCTCTCTCCATCCCTTTCATTTTTGTGCATGGGAATTCTAACTTtattgaaggaaaaaaaaatgaaaaatccaCATAGAAGAGAGGATTATTGTGGTATATTACGACATATTATTAGTACTATAGTCTTAGATTAGTGAATAGTGCATCTAGTTGTATGAACTTGGTGTTCTTATCCCAAGCtgaaagaataaaacaaaatggaATTTCGAATCTGTAATATTAATATTTACAAACTACTGTTTTGTAAGAATGATATACAATTAAAGAGATcatgtttatatatatttgacATCTTGTGTTATCAAATAGTGGAGGTTGAGGAACATGTTTGTCATTCAACCACAAGTTGTACCATATTCTGTATAACATCTCGTAATTAAATTTGTTCAATAAAATCTTTGATTTTTTCTGGTATAGTTTTGAGTGATTTGTGAAAGTGTAAGTATTTTTCCTATTGTTTTATCTGCCGTGTTTTCGTGATGATAGGTTTTTGTGttactaattttttataatttacaattCAATGGTATATTTTTGCAACTCAATTATAGAACAAGTTACATATTTCTAACTTCAAAAACTATAATTTGGAGCCAAAGGTGTTTCGATTTGATATCACTTAATCTAATGATTTGATTTCCGAGAGCTTCTTCTAACATGTTTTTCACGAGCGTGTACATTTTGCACCATGCTgcacattataaaaaataagatAAGTTAATAAGACTGCATTAAAAATGAATTCGAAAGCCCAATCTCTGAAGCCGAAGCCCAAGCTATATAGAAATCTAGCCCAACCCCAAGCCCAAGCCTATGTTAGTTTCCTATCTCATTAATTAGATAGGTATATCAAATTAGAGTAAAACACATATAAATAAGCACTCTATGTCATCTTAAATTAAATTTGCATGTACTTAaattagaaaacaaaaaaaaaagaatttttcatcTTAGACCTGATACCTCTATTAATAGTTTTTTTACTTAGGGAAGGGGAAACGAATTTAATCTGTGGACCTCAATTCAACTGTAATACTCATATCAAACTAAGTATATTACTCCTTCATAAAGATTTTACTactatataatagtagtatgtgtattaaatttataaaattacgaAAATCaagaatataaataaagaaTGATATGTGgctaaaataaaacaaatttagCTAAGAACTTATTACAACGCAAGAATGGACGTCGTTGCATCCGCACAAGAGCTCTCCATTTAACAAATCCGTCGCTTCAAATGTTCCTCCTCCTTCACTCCTCTGCACCAAAATTTAATAAACCagtctcatatttcactaataatattttaattacattttcttttttcgaaCTCAGTGTCATCCACTATCAACTACTCctgctctattttttgtgaacGAGGTACCTTATAATAATCGACAGCCACAAAATTAGCCCAACGGTTGCCGGTAGCGGCATGACACGTGTGTGGCATATTGGCGAGGGCACCAGAGTTCTCCACACATGTGAGCAGTTTCATCGGCACCGACCTGAAATAGTTGACCAGAACCAACGATTTCGAGGTGTCGCTAAGAACCGAAGACTCTCCTCTATTGAAACACTTGTCCTTCATTCCATCATCCCCATCTGCAATTATTTAATTCGATAGATAAGATAATAGTGAGATATAatataagaaaatttaaaaaaaaattatccaatatacacaaaaaatcTTGGCATTGTGGATGGAGACAGACCAAGATACATTATCAACTTACATTGATTTTTGACCATGTAATTCCACTGGTAAGCGATGCCTTCGGTGGCTTCCTTGGATTTTGAAGAAGTGAACACGAGCAGCCTTTGATTGCCGGCCACCATGTCGGCGTCGCGCGGCCAATCACCGCCGTTTTTCGGCATTTTGGACAGGGAAACCAGTACTTCATTAGACCTGTGTCTGTGGAAAACCTTTGTCAATCCCTTCGGTGTCTTCACGTAGTCTTCGAGAATTATTGTCACGATTTCAGATGGATTTCGCGACATGAACGCCTCAATTTCCCTCAACGTGTTTAGCGCAGGTTCCTAGGGGTCGTTTGGCAGGAAAGATAAATAAGACAAAATATGATAAGAACATACattttaaattgatttatgTCGGATAACTCCAAAGATAGATAGAGGTGAGTACAAATTTGGTGTAATCGTAGCATTGGCCTCCAAAGGAATGGCAGAGCCATATGTCTCCCTCGAAGTCGTAGGTATCGAGCATCAGAGCGCGAACGCCGTCCTGAGAAGCCGGAGAGATGTGATTAGTGATGAATTTTTGTGGATGAAAATGAGAGTTTGAAGATTATACATTGAGTTGTTGAGTGATGGTGTCTTCCTGGTTCGAGAAGGTAAGCCTTGGTTGTCCATCTTCGATTGCAAAAGCGATATGGGTTGTCAAGAATGCGTATTTGTTGAATGGTAGTGAATTGTTCTGCAACAACCATTAAAGTATCTAGTGTAAGCAATTGAATAAACATGGCTATTTAGATATTGATACAAAGTGAAATAACACTGTGCGGGCaggggttttttcttcttttgtatTAGACTACATATATCATTCCTCGTTTGTActgcagttttttttttgttccggatttgggagagacgcatgaccctcatgcgtcacccgttaatgaaacgcatgaccaTGATGCGTCTATGggtaagacgcatgagggtcatgcgttttttaatttttttttattttaattgaaagacgcatgagggtcatgcgtcttagggtaaaacgcatgacactcatgcgtctctcttagAAATTTAAATACGCTCCATAGCTTAGTGGTAAGAATTATGTGTTGTCATTGTGGAGACCCAGGTTTGAATCCTAGCGGCCACATTGcaatttttttgggaaatttctagtacatatttatttaaaagttaattaaaaggaGTATTTTATGTCAATTTCTAGTACATGATTATTTAagatatttatgttaattaaaagttccaataatttatttgataaccgttttgaattgttactaattataattttgaaatagtattttgtactagtaattacaatttttttgattaattgctagtacataattatttaaaagttaattaaaatgagtattttatgtcaatttctagcacataattatttaagatatttatattaattaaaagttccaataatttatttagtaaccgttttgaattgttactaattacaatttttaaatagtattttgtactagtaattacaatttttttgattaattgcaagtacataattatttaaaagttaattaaaaggggtattttatgtcaatttctagcacataattatttaagatatttatgttaattaaaagttccaataatttatttagtaaccgttttgaattgttactaattacaatttttaaatagtattttgtactagtaattacaatttttttgattaattgcaagtacataattatttaaaagttaattaaaaggagtattttatgtcaaattttagcacataattatttaagatatttatgttaattaaaagttccaataatttatttagtaaccgttttgaattgttactaattacaatttttaaatagtaATTTGTACTAGTAATCAAAAAAATTGCAATGTGGCCGCTGGGATTTGAACCCGGGTCTCCACAATGACAACACATAATTCTTACCACTAAGCTATGGAGCGTATTTATATTTgtaggagagacgcatgagtgtcatgcgttttaccctaagacgcataaaaaaaaattaaaaaacgcatgaccctcatgcgtcttaccCGTAGACGCATCacggtcatgcgtttcattaacgggTGACGCATGAggatcatgcgtctctcccaaatccggaacaaaaaaaaactgcaGTACAAACGAGGAATGATATATGTAGTCTagtataaaagaagaaaaaacccgTGCGGGCAGTCAATAAAACGTCCAACTACTTACACGACCTAGTTTAATACACCTGGTCAATCATATCTTTAATTTGTACACATATACGTAATACGCATATAGAAAGTCTGAAATTTTCGCTACGAAGAGAATttagaaaaatatcaaaattctgATATATATAGTCATTTAAAAAGTTAGGATTGATTAGAAATTGACTAAATTTATTGGTTTTTCAGCGGATGgcccaattttaaaattagcaTTTCCTAAATAAcaaacaaatttttcattagAGCAGACCTTGCAAGCTCCATTAGAGCAGGCCGAGCCGAGCCGAGCCGAGCTTTAACAGTAGCAACGCTGTGATTGCTGCAGCAAACACTTTCCGAATCGCCATCAAATTATATAAATCTattccaaaaaaatgaaattttcccTCACATAAtcagaattaatttaatttgtccGAGTAACCAATGGAGACGATTGTTTTATACTCCTATGTATGTAAAGTTGAGCAATAAAAGACGAAATTTGATTTAGCATTCCATGCCAAGCTGCCTAATCAATGCTCATACGACTTTTGGTATGAAAACATGAATCTTTCATTTTTGTGAAATAAATGTTTAGTGGCTTTTACTAATATGACAAGATTTAATTTTAACATTAATTTGGTCAGTTCTTGCGACTTTAGAGGTTATATCAAGAAGACAAAATCAAGTGTTTTGCAGATTTGCAGTTAGTTCAATTTATGGCTTAGTAATTAGTATTAACACATGCATATATTGATGagatttcttttctaaaatatATTCAagtgaatataaatatatacacatGCATACACATACACCTGTAATTAGCATTAACTATTACATACACACGAAACACATACATACCTGTAGTATAAATATCATTCATTAAGTTTTAGTAACAGTTTTTACTCACTATAGCTAGATTTATTATAGTATAAGGTATTTAAATTGagattataaaataatactagtactataattatGATATTTAGGATTATTATTGTTTAAAGTAATTGGGCTGGACACCTATAAATGGGCTTGAAGCCcataaagaaaatatagatGGAAAGTCATTATTAAGATCTGCAGCTATCTTTGCTTAAAACTAACTCAAGCCCAAACACGTGGACTATACatactttttcctttctttcctTCAACCAAAATTCTTTCTACATTCATCTAACTAAATCATTATCAACAATTCCTAAAATATTAGTTGAAGAATAAAGACCATCATTTTCTTGCCATTTTTCATCTTTTGGCTAAAAAAGCCCCTTCAAAGGTTTGGATTGCAATCACGTTCAAAAGTGCTAAAATATGTTGATTATCAATTGATCATAGTATATAAGATTATTTGATGTGTATGATCAGATAAACAACACAACTACAAAATAGTAGATCCAATCTAACCGGCATGGCATGTCTTCAATGGTAAGTAGGTTAGTTAAAGTGGCTCCCTCAGCTTCAAATGCATGTTTATGAACATTATTCTGTTTTTCTAGGATAAATGGTCGATTTTGTCTCGTCGTTTGAGGAGTTTATTTGAAAATGCCTCATCATTTGAgtaatttaacaaaaaaaatttaggtAAAAAATGTCCCTTAACAAACACAAACAATGTGGCAAAATCGACCATTTATCATTTCTTTTATTCCTTCAAAATActcctttctttttattttcaagaaaatcATTTTCTTGGCCATTTCTAGAAAACTGTTCTCTGTTAAGGAATGTCTTAGCACTGATTAACCAGAAATTCGATTATGACATCTGAACCAAATTGGAGAATCAATTGCTTAATAACACATTAGATTAATACATAAGTAAATGTGTTCTCTAGAATGTTTGTTGACCAAAATAGATTATACTAAAAGTTCAACAACAAATTGgcaatttcatatttatttttgcttCCAACATTACAAGctctattttatactccctttgtcccataaaagtTGAATCACTTCATtgtgcactcgttttgaaaaaatcgtaataaatagttagtaAAATCGAGAATAACATAgataagagtcttatctacgttattctcaattttactttactatttattacgattttttcaaaacgagtgcactgaatgaagtgactcaacttttatgggacagagggaagTATATAGTAAAGCTATGTTTCCtcttttatggagtactattatttatttataaagtgACATGAAGAAACATGAATTCCATAAGTTTTATATATACATGCAGCAGCCTGCAAATGTCACTAACATCCAACTACCAGAGGGTGGAGACATTTCAAATACTCTACAAAAACTTTCACTTTACTCATATCTTTCTTACATTCTAAACATCTTCCCTCCAACAAAAAGATACAAATTTTGGCTCTTACACAAACATAAATTCTGACATTGTCTTTCTCAAATTCAAGAAAACATGAATTTTTTCATTGCAGCCTTCTTCCTCTCTGTGCTCTTTTCTTCCACAGGTAAATATGACTTGTGCCTCTTTCTATCATTTCTGCATTTACATGGTTGAATCTTCTCAAttctgtgttttttttttcgtcGCAGCCGCCTACGATCCGTTGGATCCGAACGGGAACATCACAATCAAATGGGATATCATGTCTTGGACACCAGATGGCTATGTGGTTAGTTACTCacaatcaaaacaaaatcttgTTTTCAATGACATTTCATCTATAGCTTGTCTGAGTCTTCTGTTTCTTTCCCATAGGCTGTGGTGACGATGAACAATTTCCAAATGTTTCGACATGTCATGAGCCCCGGTTGGACTCTGGGGTGGACGTGGGCGAAGAAAGAGGTGATATGGACCATGGTCGGAGCACAGACCACGGAACAAGGCGACTGCTCCAAGTTCAAAGGCAACATCCCGCATTGCTGCAAGAAAACGCCGACCGTGGTGGACTTGCTCCCCGGGGTTCCTTACAACCAGCAGTTCAGCAACTGCTGCAAAGGTGGAGTCTTGGCCGCCTGGGGCCAGGACCCCACGGCCTCTGTCTCCGCCTTCCAAGTCAGTGTTGGCCAAGCCGGGACCACTAACAAGACCGTTAAACTTCCTAAGAACTTCACCCTGTTAGGCCCAGGGCCAGGTTACACTTGTGGCCCTGCCAAGATCGTGCCTTCGACAAATTTCCTCACCCCTGATCGTCGTAGG is a window encoding:
- the LOC121770834 gene encoding PI-PLC X domain-containing protein At5g67130-like, whose amino-acid sequence is MLDTYDFEGDIWLCHSFGGQCYDYTKFEPALNTLREIEAFMSRNPSEIVTIILEDYVKTPKGLTKVFHRHRSNEVLVSLSKMPKNGGDWPRDADMVAGNQRLLVFTSSKSKEATEGIAYQWNYMVKNQYGDDGMKDKCFNRGESSVLSDTSKSLVLVNYFRSVPMKLLTCVENSGALANMPHTCHAATGNRWANFVAVDYYKRSEGGGTFEATDLLNGELLCGCNDVHSCVVISS